A stretch of the Prosthecodimorpha staleyi genome encodes the following:
- the chrA gene encoding chromate efflux transporter gives MAAPPPFRELVAAFAKIGCLSFGGPAGQIALMHRIVVDEKRWLDEKRYLDALNFCMLLPGPEAQQLATFCGWHLHRTAGALAAGLLFVLPGALLMLALAWAYAAFGRLAAVEALFYGVKAGVLAIVVEALIRVGRRALKAPAAWTIAAAAFVVLFLTAIPYPAVVVAAGLAGAALLRGGHRPATRTGADPVDWIRAVRRTALVAAIGALAWGGPILLAGLTLGPDHVLVAVAGFFSKLAVVTFGGAYAVLAYMADAAVTTHGWLTAGEMLDGLGLAETTPGPLILVTQFVGFLAGWRHPAPFDAVAMGLLAAAMTSWVTFTPSILWILLGAPLVERIGRVPALSAALAGITAAVVGVILKLSLWFAFHILFREVTAIRHGWLTLDLPVPLSLDPVAALLALVAAFVLFRRRWSVAATVGLTAALGFAARMSGLA, from the coding sequence ATGGCGGCTCCGCCGCCGTTCCGCGAACTGGTCGCCGCCTTCGCCAAGATCGGCTGCCTGTCCTTCGGCGGGCCGGCCGGTCAGATCGCCCTGATGCACCGCATCGTGGTCGACGAGAAGCGCTGGCTCGACGAGAAGCGCTATCTCGACGCGCTCAATTTCTGCATGCTGCTGCCCGGCCCCGAGGCGCAGCAGCTGGCCACCTTCTGCGGCTGGCACCTGCACCGGACTGCCGGCGCGCTGGCGGCCGGCCTCCTGTTCGTGCTGCCCGGCGCCCTCCTGATGCTGGCGCTCGCCTGGGCCTATGCGGCCTTCGGGCGGCTCGCCGCCGTCGAGGCGCTGTTCTACGGCGTCAAGGCCGGCGTGCTGGCGATCGTGGTCGAGGCCCTGATCCGGGTCGGGCGCCGCGCCCTCAAGGCCCCCGCGGCTTGGACGATCGCGGCCGCCGCCTTCGTCGTTCTGTTCCTGACCGCCATCCCCTATCCGGCCGTGGTCGTCGCCGCCGGGTTGGCGGGCGCCGCCTTGCTGCGCGGCGGCCATCGGCCGGCGACGCGGACCGGGGCGGATCCGGTCGACTGGATCCGGGCCGTGCGCCGCACCGCTCTGGTCGCTGCGATCGGCGCACTCGCCTGGGGCGGCCCGATCCTGCTGGCCGGGCTGACGCTGGGACCCGACCATGTCCTGGTGGCGGTGGCCGGGTTCTTCTCCAAGCTCGCGGTCGTCACCTTCGGCGGTGCCTATGCGGTGCTGGCCTATATGGCCGATGCGGCGGTGACGACCCATGGCTGGCTGACGGCCGGCGAGATGCTCGACGGCCTCGGCCTGGCCGAGACCACGCCGGGTCCGCTGATCCTGGTGACGCAGTTTGTCGGCTTCCTGGCCGGATGGCGCCACCCGGCGCCGTTCGACGCGGTCGCGATGGGGCTTCTAGCCGCGGCGATGACCAGTTGGGTCACCTTCACGCCGTCGATCCTGTGGATCCTGCTCGGCGCACCGCTGGTCGAGCGCATCGGCCGGGTTCCGGCCCTGTCGGCGGCGCTCGCCGGCATCACGGCGGCGGTGGTCGGCGTCATCCTCAAGCTGTCGCTGTGGTTCGCCTTCCACATCCTGTTCCGCGAGGTGACGGCGATCCGGCACGGCTGGCTGACCCTCGACCTGCCGGTGCCGCTCTCGCTCGATCCGGTCGCAGCACTTCTGGCGCTGGTCGCCGCCTTCGTGCTGTTCCGAAGGCGCTGGTCGGTCGCCGCCACGGTCGGCCTGACAGCTGCACTCGGCTTCGCCGCGCGGATGTCCGGGCTGGCGTGA
- a CDS encoding chromate resistance protein ChrB domain-containing protein, giving the protein MPGFASLSAEKLARLVGLPHCPIILDVRVPEDFARDPRLLPGSRRLGHAEAVDGAANFAGRSVVVVCERGAKLSHGVAAWLRHGGADAVVLEGGFRAWADASLPMVPAAALPPPDAAGRTVWVTRARPKIDRIACPWLIRRFVDPDAVFLFVAPGEVEAVAERFGATPFDVEGVRFTHRGAGCSFDALLEDFALSTPPLERVAAIVRGADTDRPDLAPEAAGLLALSLGLSRMHATDLAQLDAGMVLYDALYRWARDATGETHDWVARRPGMAS; this is encoded by the coding sequence ATGCCCGGATTTGCCAGCCTGTCGGCCGAGAAGCTTGCGCGTCTCGTCGGCCTCCCGCATTGCCCCATCATTCTGGATGTTCGCGTGCCGGAAGATTTCGCGCGCGATCCCCGGCTGTTGCCGGGCTCCCGCCGCCTCGGCCATGCCGAGGCCGTCGATGGCGCGGCGAACTTCGCCGGCCGCTCCGTCGTCGTGGTCTGCGAGCGCGGCGCCAAGCTCTCCCATGGTGTCGCGGCCTGGTTGCGCCATGGCGGCGCCGACGCGGTCGTCTTGGAGGGCGGCTTCCGCGCCTGGGCGGACGCGTCGCTGCCGATGGTCCCGGCCGCGGCCCTGCCGCCGCCCGACGCCGCCGGGCGGACCGTCTGGGTGACGCGGGCGCGCCCGAAGATCGACCGGATCGCCTGCCCCTGGTTGATCCGCCGCTTCGTCGATCCGGATGCGGTCTTCCTGTTCGTCGCTCCCGGCGAGGTCGAGGCTGTCGCCGAGCGCTTCGGCGCGACGCCGTTCGATGTCGAGGGCGTCCGCTTCACGCATCGCGGCGCGGGCTGCAGCTTCGACGCCCTGCTGGAGGATTTCGCGCTGTCGACGCCGCCGCTCGAGCGCGTCGCCGCGATTGTGCGCGGCGCGGATACCGACAGGCCGGACCTCGCGCCCGAGGCTGCCGGCCTGCTCGCGCTGTCGCTCGGCCTGTCGCGCATGCACGCCACCGACCTCGCGCAGCTCGATGCCGGCATGGTTCTCTACGACGCCCTCTACCGCTGGGCCCGGGATGCGACCGGCGAGACCCACGACTGGGTCGCGCGTCGGCCGGGGATGGCATCATGA
- the nthA gene encoding nitrile hydratase subunit alpha — MGHDHPHDHDHHHGHDHHHGEGGHHHGHDHDHDHEGSALSEVALRVKALESLLVEKGYVDPAALDALIETYETKVGPRNGARVVARAWSDPAFRAWLMEDATAAIASLGYTGRQGEHMVAVENRPGRHNMVVCTLCSCYPWSVLGLPPVWYKAAPYRSRAVIEPRSVLAEFGVTLPAETEITVWDSTAEIRYLVIPERPAGTEGWSEDRLADLVTRDSMIGTGLALPADALPEAAA; from the coding sequence ATGGGCCACGACCACCCGCACGATCACGATCATCATCACGGACACGATCACCACCATGGCGAAGGCGGCCATCATCATGGTCACGACCATGACCACGACCATGAGGGCTCGGCGCTGTCCGAGGTCGCGCTCAGGGTCAAGGCGCTGGAATCGCTGCTGGTCGAGAAGGGTTATGTCGATCCGGCCGCGCTGGACGCACTGATCGAGACCTACGAGACCAAGGTCGGGCCGCGCAACGGCGCCCGCGTGGTCGCCCGCGCCTGGAGCGACCCGGCCTTCCGGGCCTGGCTCATGGAGGACGCCACCGCGGCGATCGCCTCGCTCGGCTATACCGGGCGCCAGGGCGAGCACATGGTGGCGGTCGAGAACCGGCCGGGCCGGCACAACATGGTCGTCTGCACCCTGTGCTCCTGCTATCCCTGGTCCGTGCTCGGGTTGCCGCCGGTCTGGTACAAGGCCGCCCCCTACCGCTCGCGCGCGGTGATCGAGCCGCGGTCGGTGCTGGCCGAATTCGGCGTCACCCTGCCGGCGGAGACCGAGATCACCGTCTGGGATTCGACCGCTGAGATCCGCTACCTGGTCATCCCCGAGCGTCCCGCGGGCACCGAAGGCTGGAGCGAGGACCGGCTCGCCGACCTGGTCACGCGCGATTCCATGATCGGCACTGGCCTCGCCCTGCCGGCGGACGCCCTGCCGGAGGCCGCGGCATGA
- a CDS encoding AMP-binding protein, producing MAVAARAAGDDTFPKLLLRNAAVMGSRPAIREKDLGIWQAWTWAQVADEVRDCALGLQTLGLKAGDKVAVVGANRPRLYWTFAAVQSLGGVPVPVYKDSVADEMVYVLEHAEVAFAVVEDQEQTDKVLSMADRLPGLAHVVYDEERGLRHYDHTRLHGFAAVQEIGRAARTADAGLEARWREGIAAGRGGDLAVILYTSGTTGKPKGVMLSYDNVLISAENGIKFDALSEAEEVIAYLPLAWVGDHIFSYAQSYVSGFCVNCPESPETVVDDRREIGPTYAFAPPRVYENLLTLTLVRMEDASALKRRMFHYFIEHARRVGEAILDRQPVGLVDRLMYGLGEILVYGPLKNRFGFSRIRVAYTAGEAIGPEIFRFFRSIGVNLKQLYGATEAAVYVTMQPDAEIRADTVGKPAPDVEIRISETGEVLYRSPGVFMGYFKNPEATAATKTADGWVHSGDAGFFDQTGHLRIIDRAKDVGRLLSGELFAPKYVENKLKFFPNIKEVVAVGDGRGFCCAMINIDLVAVGNWAERNNVSYASYQELAGHPKVYDIIASHVDQVNRDLAGEPMMSGSQIQRFLVLHKELDADDGELTRTQKVRRGFIAERYAPLVEALYDGSTERYVNTEVTFEDGRKGSIAATVRIRDMATYPAVRPEPVLEAAE from the coding sequence ATGGCTGTGGCCGCACGTGCTGCTGGCGACGATACGTTTCCGAAACTGCTTCTGCGCAATGCCGCCGTCATGGGCAGCCGGCCTGCGATCCGGGAGAAGGATCTCGGCATTTGGCAGGCCTGGACCTGGGCGCAGGTTGCCGACGAAGTGCGCGATTGCGCGCTCGGCCTGCAGACGTTGGGCCTGAAGGCGGGTGACAAGGTCGCCGTCGTCGGCGCCAACCGGCCGCGGCTCTACTGGACCTTCGCAGCCGTGCAGTCGCTCGGCGGCGTGCCGGTGCCGGTCTACAAGGATTCCGTCGCCGACGAGATGGTCTATGTGCTCGAGCACGCGGAGGTCGCCTTCGCGGTGGTCGAGGACCAGGAGCAGACCGACAAGGTCCTCTCCATGGCCGACCGGCTGCCGGGCCTCGCCCATGTCGTCTACGACGAGGAGCGCGGGCTCAGGCACTACGACCACACGCGGCTGCACGGCTTCGCCGCCGTGCAGGAGATCGGCCGCGCGGCGCGCACCGCCGATGCCGGGCTCGAGGCGCGCTGGCGCGAAGGCATCGCGGCCGGCCGGGGCGGCGATCTCGCCGTCATCCTCTACACCTCGGGCACCACCGGCAAGCCCAAGGGCGTCATGCTCAGCTACGACAACGTGCTGATCTCGGCCGAGAACGGCATCAAGTTCGATGCCCTGAGCGAGGCCGAGGAGGTCATCGCCTATCTGCCGCTCGCCTGGGTCGGCGACCACATCTTCTCCTATGCCCAGTCCTACGTCTCCGGCTTCTGCGTCAACTGTCCGGAAAGCCCGGAGACTGTGGTCGACGACCGGCGCGAGATCGGTCCGACCTATGCCTTCGCGCCGCCGCGCGTCTACGAGAACCTGCTCACCCTGACGCTGGTGCGCATGGAGGATGCCAGCGCGCTGAAGCGGCGCATGTTCCACTATTTCATCGAGCATGCGCGCCGCGTCGGCGAGGCGATCCTCGACCGCCAGCCCGTCGGCCTGGTCGACCGGCTCATGTACGGCCTCGGCGAGATCCTGGTCTACGGGCCGCTGAAGAACCGCTTCGGCTTCAGCCGCATCCGCGTCGCCTACACGGCCGGCGAGGCGATCGGCCCGGAAATCTTCCGCTTCTTCCGCTCCATCGGGGTGAACCTGAAGCAGCTCTACGGCGCCACGGAAGCGGCGGTCTATGTGACCATGCAGCCTGATGCCGAGATCCGCGCCGATACGGTCGGCAAGCCGGCGCCGGATGTCGAGATCCGCATCTCCGAAACCGGCGAGGTGCTCTATCGCAGCCCCGGCGTGTTCATGGGCTACTTCAAGAATCCGGAGGCGACCGCCGCGACCAAGACGGCGGACGGCTGGGTGCATTCGGGCGATGCCGGCTTCTTCGACCAGACCGGGCATCTGCGGATCATCGACCGCGCCAAGGATGTCGGCCGGCTTCTCTCCGGCGAGCTGTTCGCGCCGAAATATGTCGAGAACAAATTAAAGTTCTTTCCGAATATCAAGGAGGTCGTGGCGGTCGGAGACGGTCGCGGCTTCTGTTGTGCGATGATCAATATCGATCTTGTCGCGGTCGGCAATTGGGCGGAGCGCAACAACGTTTCCTATGCCAGCTATCAGGAGCTGGCCGGACATCCGAAAGTCTACGACATCATCGCCAGCCATGTCGACCAGGTCAATCGTGACCTCGCCGGCGAGCCGATGATGTCGGGCTCGCAGATCCAACGCTTCCTGGTCCTGCACAAGGAACTCGATGCCGACGACGGCGAACTGACCCGCACCCAGAAAGTCCGGCGCGGCTTCATCGCCGAGCGCTACGCACCCCTCGTCGAAGCCCTCTATGACGGTTCCACGGAGCGCTACGTGAACACCGAAGTGACCTTCGAGGACGGCCGCAAGGGATCGATCGCCGCCACGGTCAGGATCCGCGACATGGCGACCTATCCGGCCGTGCGGCCGGAGCCGGTCCTGGAGGCCGCAGAATGA
- a CDS encoding ABC transporter ATP-binding protein — MMAFVDTGRKTGPKPIAAGEVLLEVEGISLAFGGVKALNSISFDIRKGEVRAIIGPNGAGKTSMLNVINGFYHPQHGRITYRGELRRRQRPDTAAAQGISRTFQNVALFKGLTTLDNIMAGRALKMNVGFFWQCLRFGPALTEEIEHRRKVEEIIDFLEIEHIRKVPVGKLPYGLKKRVELGRALAQEPELLLLDEPMAGMNLEEKEDMSRFILDVREQFGTTIALIEHDMGVVMDISDRVVVLDYGRKIADGTPDEVQKNQDVIDAYLGVQH, encoded by the coding sequence ATGATGGCGTTCGTGGATACGGGACGCAAGACCGGGCCGAAGCCGATCGCGGCCGGCGAAGTGCTCCTGGAGGTCGAGGGGATCAGCCTCGCCTTCGGCGGCGTCAAGGCGCTGAACAGCATCTCCTTCGACATCCGCAAGGGCGAGGTGCGCGCGATCATCGGCCCGAACGGCGCCGGCAAGACGTCGATGCTCAACGTCATCAACGGCTTCTACCATCCCCAGCACGGCCGTATCACCTATCGCGGCGAGCTGCGGCGCCGGCAGCGGCCCGATACCGCCGCCGCCCAGGGGATCAGCCGGACGTTCCAGAACGTCGCCCTGTTCAAGGGGCTGACCACGCTCGACAACATCATGGCCGGCCGGGCGCTGAAGATGAATGTCGGCTTCTTCTGGCAGTGCCTGCGCTTCGGTCCGGCGCTCACCGAAGAGATCGAGCACCGGCGCAAGGTCGAGGAGATCATCGATTTCCTGGAGATCGAGCATATCCGCAAGGTGCCGGTCGGCAAGCTGCCCTACGGCCTGAAAAAGCGGGTCGAGCTCGGTCGTGCGCTGGCGCAGGAACCGGAACTGCTCCTGCTCGACGAACCCATGGCCGGCATGAATCTGGAGGAGAAGGAGGACATGAGCCGCTTCATCCTCGATGTGCGCGAGCAGTTCGGCACCACGATCGCCCTGATCGAGCACGACATGGGCGTCGTCATGGACATTTCCGACCGCGTCGTCGTGCTCGACTACGGGCGCAAGATCGCGGACGGGACGCCGGACGAGGTGCAGAAGAACCAGGACGTGATCGACGCCTATCTCGGCGTGCAGCACTGA
- a CDS encoding branched-chain amino acid ABC transporter permease, with product MVLVEPFARMATNPAFLIQVIWEGFVSGVLYALIALGFVLIFKASGVFNFAQGIMVVFAALTLVGLHEAGVPAWVAVALALVVMYVLAVGVERIVLRPLVNQPDIILLMATIGLTRVLVGFGELVFGGEPKVMIASELGIPSGVWRIPLFDRVVVIKLIDLTAAIVAIVMVGGLAFFFSRTRIGRALRAVADDHQAALSVGISLEQIWVIVWFAAGLVALVTGIMWGARSDVSFALEIIALKALPVLILGGFTSVPGAIVGGLIIGIGEKIGEIYWGRLIGGGIESWLAYMIALLFLLFRPQGLFGEKIIERV from the coding sequence ATGGTGCTGGTCGAACCCTTCGCCCGGATGGCGACCAATCCGGCCTTCCTCATCCAGGTGATCTGGGAAGGTTTCGTCTCAGGCGTGCTCTATGCGCTGATCGCGCTCGGTTTCGTGCTGATCTTCAAGGCCTCCGGCGTGTTCAACTTCGCCCAAGGCATCATGGTGGTGTTCGCGGCGCTGACCCTGGTCGGGCTGCACGAGGCCGGGGTGCCGGCCTGGGTGGCGGTCGCGCTGGCGCTGGTGGTCATGTATGTGCTCGCCGTCGGGGTCGAGCGGATCGTGCTGCGGCCGCTGGTCAACCAGCCGGACATCATCCTGCTGATGGCCACGATCGGGCTGACCCGCGTGCTGGTCGGCTTCGGCGAACTGGTCTTCGGCGGCGAGCCGAAGGTAATGATCGCCAGCGAACTCGGCATTCCGTCTGGGGTCTGGCGCATTCCGCTGTTCGACCGCGTCGTCGTCATCAAGCTGATCGACCTGACCGCCGCGATCGTCGCCATCGTGATGGTCGGCGGGCTCGCCTTCTTCTTCTCGCGCACCCGGATCGGCCGGGCTCTGCGCGCTGTCGCCGACGACCATCAGGCGGCGCTGTCGGTCGGCATCTCGCTCGAGCAGATCTGGGTGATCGTGTGGTTCGCGGCCGGCCTCGTGGCGCTGGTCACCGGCATCATGTGGGGCGCGCGCTCCGACGTGTCCTTCGCGCTGGAGATCATCGCCCTGAAGGCGCTGCCGGTCCTGATTCTCGGCGGCTTCACCTCGGTGCCGGGGGCGATCGTGGGCGGGCTGATCATCGGGATCGGCGAGAAGATCGGCGAAATCTACTGGGGACGGCTGATCGGCGGCGGCATCGAAAGCTGGCTCGCCTACATGATCGCCCTTCTGTTCCTGCTGTTCAGGCCGCAGGGCCTGTTCGGCGAGAAGATCATCGAGCGGGTTTGA
- a CDS encoding nitrile hydratase accessory protein, translating into MTADPTVTADRLAVLPVLPRDADGPVFREPWEAQAFALAVRLNEACLFGWDEWAAALGAEIKAAQAAGDPDTGETYYRHWLTALEKLVAAKGAVSAAELADRKDAWDRAARATPHGEPIVLGRELPTS; encoded by the coding sequence GTGACGGCCGACCCCACCGTGACGGCCGACCGCCTCGCCGTCCTGCCGGTCCTCCCGCGCGACGCCGACGGCCCGGTTTTCCGCGAGCCCTGGGAGGCGCAGGCCTTCGCGCTGGCGGTCAGGCTCAACGAGGCCTGCCTGTTCGGCTGGGACGAATGGGCCGCCGCGCTCGGCGCCGAGATCAAGGCAGCGCAAGCCGCCGGCGATCCCGATACCGGCGAGACCTACTACCGCCATTGGCTTACCGCGCTGGAAAAGCTCGTCGCCGCCAAGGGCGCGGTCTCGGCCGCCGAACTCGCCGACCGCAAGGATGCCTGGGATCGCGCCGCCCGCGCCACGCCGCATGGCGAGCCGATCGTGCTCGGCCGCGAGCTGCCGACCTCCTGA
- the nthB gene encoding nitrile hydratase subunit beta produces MNGAQDMGGQMGFGPVAPEENEPLFHGAWEKRALAITLAMGATGSWTIDRSRFMRESMPPAAYLSKSYYDIWATGLERLLLDTGLASAEEIRTGHAVTPPAPVKRVLQAADVPAVLARGGPCDRPATAPARFAVGDRVVTRVMHPKTHTRLPRYARGKPGRIEAVHGTFVLPDTNAHHQGEGPAWLYGIVFDGRDLWGPDGDPLLTVRIDLFEPYLEPAP; encoded by the coding sequence ATGAACGGCGCACAGGACATGGGCGGCCAGATGGGCTTCGGCCCGGTGGCGCCGGAGGAAAACGAACCGCTGTTTCACGGTGCCTGGGAGAAGCGGGCGCTGGCCATCACGCTGGCCATGGGGGCGACCGGCAGCTGGACCATCGACCGCTCGCGCTTCATGCGCGAGTCGATGCCGCCGGCCGCCTATCTGTCCAAGAGCTATTACGACATCTGGGCGACCGGCCTGGAACGGCTGCTGCTCGACACTGGCCTCGCCAGCGCGGAGGAGATCCGCACCGGCCATGCCGTCACGCCGCCGGCGCCGGTCAAGCGGGTGCTGCAGGCGGCCGACGTGCCGGCGGTGCTCGCCCGCGGCGGCCCCTGCGACCGGCCGGCCACGGCGCCGGCGCGCTTCGCGGTCGGCGACCGGGTCGTGACGCGCGTCATGCATCCGAAGACCCATACCCGCCTGCCCCGCTACGCGCGCGGCAAGCCCGGCCGGATCGAGGCGGTGCACGGCACCTTCGTGCTGCCCGACACCAACGCCCACCACCAGGGCGAAGGCCCCGCCTGGCTCTACGGCATCGTCTTCGACGGGCGCGACCTGTGGGGTCCCGACGGCGATCCCCTGCTGACCGTCCGCATCGACCTGTTCGAGCCCTATCTGGAGCCCGCGCCGTGA